A genomic region of Parus major isolate Abel chromosome 14, Parus_major1.1, whole genome shotgun sequence contains the following coding sequences:
- the NMRAL1 gene encoding nmrA-like family domain-containing protein 1, with translation MAGKKLIVVFGATGAQGGGVARALLEDGTFRVRAVTRSPRKKEAEELRRRGAEVVKADQDDEASLERALAGAYGSFIVTNFWEHCSKEKEIEQGRRLADLSKRQGLHHVVFSGLENVQQLTGGQLEVLHFDGKGVVEEYFQKIGVPTTIIRLPFYFENFLSIFKPQKAPQGDSFVLELPMGDTPMDGMAVEDLGPVVLCLLKSPEEYIGQVIGLSTGKLTEAEYAAILSQQTGKTVTASKISPEEYEKQDFPGAKEMAAMFRFYALKPDRNVALTMKLNPKARTFQQWVGDNKDAF, from the exons ATGGCCGGGAAGAAGCTGATCGTGGTGTTCGGGGCCACCG GGGCCCAGGGCGGCGGCGTGGCCCGGGCGCTGCTGGAGGACGGCACCTTCAGGGTGCGAGCGGTGACTCGGAGCCCCAGGAAGAAGGAGGCGGAGGAGCTGAGGCGGAGGGGAGCCGAGGTGGTGAAGGCAGATCAGGACGATGAGGCGTCGCTGGAGCGGGCCTTGGCAGGTGCCTACGGATCCTTTATTGTCACCAACTTCTGGGAGCACTGcagcaaggagaaggaaatcGAGCAG GGACGGCGTCTCGCTGACCTGTCCAAGCGCCAGGGTCTGCACCACGTCGTGTTCAGCGGCCTGGAGAACGTGCAGCAGCTGACAGGGGGCcagctggaggtgctgcacTTCGATGGCAAAGGTGTGGTGGAGGAGTACTTCCAGAAAATTGGGGTTCCCACCACCATCATCCGCCTGCCCTTCTACTTTGAGAACTTCCTTTCCATCTTCAAGCCGCAGAAGGCCCCGCAGGGAGACAGCTTTGTCCTGG AGCTGCCCATGGGGGACACCCCAATGGATGGGATGGCTGTGGAGGACCTTGGGCCCGTTGTGCTTTGCCTGCTGAAGTCCCCAGAGGAGTACATTGGCCAGGTGATAGGACTCAGCACGGGCAAGCTCACCGAGGCAGAGTACGCTGCCATCCTCTCCCAGCAGACGGGCAAGACTGTGACAGCCAGCAAG ATCTCCCCTGAGGAGTATGAGAAGCAGGACTTCCCTGGGGCCAAGGAGATGGCTGCCATGTTCCGTTTCTACGCCCTAAAGCCAGACCGCAACGTGGCCCTGACCATGAAGCTCAACCCCAAGGCCCGCACCTTCCAGCAGTGGGTGGGGGACAACAAGGATGCCTTCTGa
- the NLRC3 gene encoding NLR family CARD domain-containing protein 3 isoform X2, giving the protein MSQEASDGRGLHQLVPLAAGEIHLPTAPGGHHLPSAQAGAPEGPGGCPGAGSKPPAPAEPMVQKHLESLQSSCGNGLETGALQRLTNLLLVEGLTDIQQKEHDILQVETTKGLPNTSQSIPLEKLFLPLSKVSIPPRISVTIGVAGIGKSTLVKLFVCSWAKGEISRDTMFVLPLTFRELNTYEKLSAERLLCLARPHTTEPGPVSAGAARTLLILDGLDEFKTPLDFSNAVVCTDPKKEIQVDSLITNIIRGNLLQEASVWVTSRPAAARQIPSGLVDRMTEIRGFGAAEMKDFLDQMFLGKRDLSSQVLQHIRANRSLHVLCTIPSFCWISGSSIAYFLKCSSDRSQEATVVPRTLSEIYSYYFKMALSGDWLEKPRETLRIEQAVNTSKKLVGSLGRLAFCGLLRRKHVFYEQDMKAYGIDLSLLHSSLSTRLLLREDMQASTAYCFSHLSIQEFLAALYYYTAAKRAFFDLFTESGVSWPRLGFLSHFRSAVQRALQAEDRQLDIFIRFLSGLLSPQVNELLSGWLLVKGEHGGLRSQAIGILQGCLNAEHAVSSRAVNAVRCLHEIQHTDTAKAVEEAMRSESLAGMLTPMNCSALAYLLQVSDVCLEETNLSNCLTYNVCKSLLSQLLFCHNLRLDNNQFKDDVMELLGSVLSVKDCQIQRLSLAENQISNKGAKALARSLLVNRSLTVLDLRSNSIGPSGAKALADALKKNQILLSLNLQHNSIKEHGATFLAEALLTNHRLETLHLQKNAIGAQGAREIAEALKQNRSLRELILSSNSVGDNGSIALAEALRVNHSLQSLDLQSNSISSTGVTALTAALCSNKGLLSLNLGWQQGWEAGKKP; this is encoded by the exons ATGTCACAGGAGGCCTCTGATGGAAG GGGCCTGCATCAACTGGTACCACTGGCAGCTGGCGAGATCCatctccccacagctcctggaggacATCACCTCCCCTCTGCACAGGCTGGAGCTCCTGAGGGCCCAGGGGGCTGCCCAGGTGCAGGCAGCAagccccctgccccagcag AACCCATGGTGCAGAAGCACCTGGAGAGCCTCCAGAGCTCCTGTGGGAATGGCCTGGAGACAGGAGCCCTGCAGCGCCTCACCAACCTGCTGCTGGTGGAAGGCCTGACCGACATCCAGCAGAAGGAGCACGACATCCTGCAGGTGGAAACCACCAAAGGCCTGCCAAAcacatcccagagcatccccctGGAGAAGCTGTTCCTGCCTCTCTCCAAAGTCAGCATCCCCCCTCGGATCTCCGTCACCATCGGCGTGGCCGGGATTGGCAAGAGCACGCTGGTGAAGCTGTTTGTCTGCAGCTGGGCAAAGGGGGAGATCAGCAGGGACACCATGTTCGTGCTGCCCCTCACCTTCCGGGAGCTCAACACCTACGAGAAGCTCTCTGCCGAGCGCCTGCTGTGCTTGGCCCGCCCTCACACCACCGAGCCCGGCCCCGTCTCGGCCGGAGCCGCCCGGACCCTGCTCATCCTCGACGGCCTGGATGAGTTCAAAACCCCCTTGGATTTTTCCAACGCAGTGGTTTGCACCGATCCCAAGAAGGAGATCCAAGTGGACAGCCTGATCACCAACATTATCAGGGGTAACCTGCTGCAGGAGGCCTCCGTGTGGGTCACGTCGCGGCCGGCGGCGGCCAGGCAGATTCCCAGCGGGCTGGTGGATCGGATGACGGAAATCCGAGGGTTTGGGGCTGCAGAGATGAAGGACTTCTTGGACCAGATGTTCCTGGGCAAGAGAGATCTGTCCAGCCAAGTCCTGCAGCACATCAGGGCTAACAGGTCGCTACACGTCCTGTGCACCATTCCTAGTTTTTGCTGGATTTCTGGCTCCTCAATCGCTTATttcctgaaatgcagcagcGACCGATCCCAAGAAGCGACCGTGGTCCCCAGGACCCTGTCAGAAATCTACtcctattattttaaaatggctcTGAGCGGTGACTGGCTGGAAAAGCCACGAGAAACCCTCAGGATTGAGCAGGCTGTGAACACCAGCAAGAAGCTGgtgggcagcctgggcaggctGGCCTTCTGCGGGCTGCTGCGGAGGAAACACGTGTTCTACGAGCAGGACATGAAGGCCTACGGCATCGacctctccctgctgcacagcagcctCTCCACCCGCCTCCTGCTCAGGGAGGACATGCAGGCCTCCACAGCCTACTGCTTCTCCCACTTATCCATCCAGGAGTTCCTGGCAGCTCTTTATTACTACACGGCGGCCAAGCGGGCCTTCTTCGACCTCTTCACGGAGAGCGGCGTGTCctggcccaggctgggcttCCTCAGCCACTTCAGGAGCGCCGTTCAGCGGGCGCTGCAGGCCGAGGACAGGCAGCTGGACATCTTCATCCGCTTCCTCTCGGGGCTCCTGTCCCCGCAGGTGAACGAGCTGCTCTCAGGGTGGCTGCTGGTGAAGGGCGAGCACGGCGGGCTCAGGAGCCAGGCCATCGGcatcctgcagggctgcctgaACGCCGAGCACGCCGTCTCCTCGCGCGCCGTCAACGCCGTGCGCTGCCTGCACGAGATCCAGCACACGGACACCGCCAAGGCTGTGGAGGAGGCCATGAGGAGCGAGAGCTTGGCCGGGATGCTCACCCCCATGaactgctctgccctggcttATCTCCTGCAGGTCTCTGATGTTTGCCTGGAGGAGACAAACCTCTCCAACTGCCTCACCTACAATGTCTGTAAGAgcctgctctcccagctcctcttctGCCACAACCTCAG GCTGGACAATAACCAGTTTAAGGACGATgtgatggagctgctgggcagtgtGCTGAGCGTGAAGGATTGCCAGATCCAGAGGCTCAG cttgGCAGAAAATCAGATCAGCAACAAGGGAGCCAAAGCTCTGGCCAGGTCTCTGCTGGTGAACAGGAGCCTGACAGTGCTGGA CCTGCGGAGCAACTCCATCGGCCCCAGCGGAGCAAAAGCCCTGGCTGAtgccctgaaaaaaaaccaaatcctgCTCTCCCTGAA CCTCCAGCACAACTCCATCAAGGAGCACGGGGCCACCTTCCTGGCCGAGGCCCTGCTGACCAACCACCGGCTGGAGACCCTGCA CCTGCAGAAAAACGCCATCGGAGCCCAGGGCGCCCGGGAAATCGCGGAGGCGCTGAAGCAGAACCGCAGCCTGAGGGAGCTGAT aCTCTCGAGCAACTCAGTGGGAGACAACGGCTCCATCGCCTTGGCCGAAGCTCTCAGGGTGAACCACAGCCTGCAAAGCCTTGA TCTCCAGAGCAACtccatcagcagcacaggggtCACAGCGctgacagcagctctctgctccaaCAAGGGACTCCTCAGCCTCAA CCTtggatggcagcagggatgggaggcTGGCAAAAAGCCCTGA
- the NLRC3 gene encoding NLR family CARD domain-containing protein 3 isoform X1, whose protein sequence is MSQEASDGRGLHQLVPLAAGEIHLPTAPGGHHLPSAQAGAPEGPGGCPGAGSKPPAPAEPMVQKHLESLQSSCGNGLETGALQRLTNLLLVEGLTDIQQKEHDILQVETTKGLPNTSQSIPLEKLFLPLSKVSIPPRISVTIGVAGIGKSTLVKLFVCSWAKGEISRDTMFVLPLTFRELNTYEKLSAERLLCLARPHTTEPGPVSAGAARTLLILDGLDEFKTPLDFSNAVVCTDPKKEIQVDSLITNIIRGNLLQEASVWVTSRPAAARQIPSGLVDRMTEIRGFGAAEMKDFLDQMFLGKRDLSSQVLQHIRANRSLHVLCTIPSFCWISGSSIAYFLKCSSDRSQEATVVPRTLSEIYSYYFKMALSGDWLEKPRETLRIEQAVNTSKKLVGSLGRLAFCGLLRRKHVFYEQDMKAYGIDLSLLHSSLSTRLLLREDMQASTAYCFSHLSIQEFLAALYYYTAAKRAFFDLFTESGVSWPRLGFLSHFRSAVQRALQAEDRQLDIFIRFLSGLLSPQVNELLSGWLLVKGEHGGLRSQAIGILQGCLNAEHAVSSRAVNAVRCLHEIQHTDTAKAVEEAMRSESLAGMLTPMNCSALAYLLQVSDVCLEETNLSNCLTYNVCKSLLSQLLFCHNLRLDNNQFKDDVMELLGSVLSVKDCQIQRLSLAENQISNKGAKALARSLLVNRSLTVLDLRSNSIGPSGAKALADALKKNQILLSLNLQHNSIKEHGATFLAEALLTNHRLETLHLQKNAIGAQGAREIAEALKQNRSLRELILSSNSVGDNGSIALAEALRVNHSLQSLDLQSNSISSTGVTALTAALCSNKGLLSLNLRENSISKEGGPAIARALRSNSTLRKLDLAANLLYDDGGKAIALAIKENRALTSLHLQWNFIQAKAATALAQALQSNSSLASLDLQENAIGDEGMAALSAALKVNTTLADLHLQVASVGAAGAQALAEALMVNKSLQILDLRGNSLGLAGAKAVANALKVNRSLRRLNLQENSLGMDGAICIATALKGNHGLTYVNLQGNRIGQSGAKVISDTIRTNSPDCVVDV, encoded by the exons ATGTCACAGGAGGCCTCTGATGGAAG GGGCCTGCATCAACTGGTACCACTGGCAGCTGGCGAGATCCatctccccacagctcctggaggacATCACCTCCCCTCTGCACAGGCTGGAGCTCCTGAGGGCCCAGGGGGCTGCCCAGGTGCAGGCAGCAagccccctgccccagcag AACCCATGGTGCAGAAGCACCTGGAGAGCCTCCAGAGCTCCTGTGGGAATGGCCTGGAGACAGGAGCCCTGCAGCGCCTCACCAACCTGCTGCTGGTGGAAGGCCTGACCGACATCCAGCAGAAGGAGCACGACATCCTGCAGGTGGAAACCACCAAAGGCCTGCCAAAcacatcccagagcatccccctGGAGAAGCTGTTCCTGCCTCTCTCCAAAGTCAGCATCCCCCCTCGGATCTCCGTCACCATCGGCGTGGCCGGGATTGGCAAGAGCACGCTGGTGAAGCTGTTTGTCTGCAGCTGGGCAAAGGGGGAGATCAGCAGGGACACCATGTTCGTGCTGCCCCTCACCTTCCGGGAGCTCAACACCTACGAGAAGCTCTCTGCCGAGCGCCTGCTGTGCTTGGCCCGCCCTCACACCACCGAGCCCGGCCCCGTCTCGGCCGGAGCCGCCCGGACCCTGCTCATCCTCGACGGCCTGGATGAGTTCAAAACCCCCTTGGATTTTTCCAACGCAGTGGTTTGCACCGATCCCAAGAAGGAGATCCAAGTGGACAGCCTGATCACCAACATTATCAGGGGTAACCTGCTGCAGGAGGCCTCCGTGTGGGTCACGTCGCGGCCGGCGGCGGCCAGGCAGATTCCCAGCGGGCTGGTGGATCGGATGACGGAAATCCGAGGGTTTGGGGCTGCAGAGATGAAGGACTTCTTGGACCAGATGTTCCTGGGCAAGAGAGATCTGTCCAGCCAAGTCCTGCAGCACATCAGGGCTAACAGGTCGCTACACGTCCTGTGCACCATTCCTAGTTTTTGCTGGATTTCTGGCTCCTCAATCGCTTATttcctgaaatgcagcagcGACCGATCCCAAGAAGCGACCGTGGTCCCCAGGACCCTGTCAGAAATCTACtcctattattttaaaatggctcTGAGCGGTGACTGGCTGGAAAAGCCACGAGAAACCCTCAGGATTGAGCAGGCTGTGAACACCAGCAAGAAGCTGgtgggcagcctgggcaggctGGCCTTCTGCGGGCTGCTGCGGAGGAAACACGTGTTCTACGAGCAGGACATGAAGGCCTACGGCATCGacctctccctgctgcacagcagcctCTCCACCCGCCTCCTGCTCAGGGAGGACATGCAGGCCTCCACAGCCTACTGCTTCTCCCACTTATCCATCCAGGAGTTCCTGGCAGCTCTTTATTACTACACGGCGGCCAAGCGGGCCTTCTTCGACCTCTTCACGGAGAGCGGCGTGTCctggcccaggctgggcttCCTCAGCCACTTCAGGAGCGCCGTTCAGCGGGCGCTGCAGGCCGAGGACAGGCAGCTGGACATCTTCATCCGCTTCCTCTCGGGGCTCCTGTCCCCGCAGGTGAACGAGCTGCTCTCAGGGTGGCTGCTGGTGAAGGGCGAGCACGGCGGGCTCAGGAGCCAGGCCATCGGcatcctgcagggctgcctgaACGCCGAGCACGCCGTCTCCTCGCGCGCCGTCAACGCCGTGCGCTGCCTGCACGAGATCCAGCACACGGACACCGCCAAGGCTGTGGAGGAGGCCATGAGGAGCGAGAGCTTGGCCGGGATGCTCACCCCCATGaactgctctgccctggcttATCTCCTGCAGGTCTCTGATGTTTGCCTGGAGGAGACAAACCTCTCCAACTGCCTCACCTACAATGTCTGTAAGAgcctgctctcccagctcctcttctGCCACAACCTCAG GCTGGACAATAACCAGTTTAAGGACGATgtgatggagctgctgggcagtgtGCTGAGCGTGAAGGATTGCCAGATCCAGAGGCTCAG cttgGCAGAAAATCAGATCAGCAACAAGGGAGCCAAAGCTCTGGCCAGGTCTCTGCTGGTGAACAGGAGCCTGACAGTGCTGGA CCTGCGGAGCAACTCCATCGGCCCCAGCGGAGCAAAAGCCCTGGCTGAtgccctgaaaaaaaaccaaatcctgCTCTCCCTGAA CCTCCAGCACAACTCCATCAAGGAGCACGGGGCCACCTTCCTGGCCGAGGCCCTGCTGACCAACCACCGGCTGGAGACCCTGCA CCTGCAGAAAAACGCCATCGGAGCCCAGGGCGCCCGGGAAATCGCGGAGGCGCTGAAGCAGAACCGCAGCCTGAGGGAGCTGAT aCTCTCGAGCAACTCAGTGGGAGACAACGGCTCCATCGCCTTGGCCGAAGCTCTCAGGGTGAACCACAGCCTGCAAAGCCTTGA TCTCCAGAGCAACtccatcagcagcacaggggtCACAGCGctgacagcagctctctgctccaaCAAGGGACTCCTCAGCCTCAA CCTCCGGGAGAACTCCATCAGCAAGGAGGGCGGTCCCGCCATCGCCCGCGCCCTGCGGAGCAACAGCACCCTCAGGAAGCTGGA CTTGGCGGCCAACCTGCTGTACGATGATGGGGGCAAGGCCATCGCCTTGGCCATCAAAGAGAACCGGGCACTCACGTCCCTCCA CTTGCAGTGGAACTTCATCCAGGCCAAAGCAGCCACGGCCCTGGCACAAGCACTACAGTCCAACAGCAGCCTGGCCAGCCTCGA cctgcaggagaaCGCCATCGGAGACGAGGGAATGGCCGCCCTGTCCGCTGCACTCAAGGTCAACACCACCCTGGCAGATCTCCA CCTGCAAGTGGCTTCAGTTGGTGCGGCCGGTGCCCAAGCCCTGGCAGAAGCCTTGATGGTCAACAAGAGCCTGCAGATCCTGGA CCTGCGGGGAAACTCCCTGGGCCTGGCGGGGGCCAAGGCCGTGGCCAACGCGCTGAAGGTGAACCGCAGCCTCCGCCGGCTCAA cctgcaggaaaaCTCCCTGGGCATGGACGGAGCCATCTGCATCGCCACCGCCCTGAAGGGCAACCACGGCCTCACCTATGTCAA cctgcaggggaATCGCATTGGGCAGTCGGGAGCCAAGGTGATCTCGGACACCATCCGGACAAACTCGCCCGACTGCGTCGTGGACGTGTGA